In the Clostridium cellulovorans 743B genome, TCAAGATTTGAGTTAGACATTTCGTTTAAAACTTCTGAAATTTCTGATATATAAGAAGCTAAAGCATCTATAGTTTCATTTAATGCATTTTTGATATCAGCATGATCTCCTTTATAATTTCCTACAACATGTCCTTTTAAATTTCCATTAGACATTTCTTGTAGTACTTTTGAAGCTTCCTTAACAGGTTCAATAATAGCATCTAAAGTACCGTTTACCCCTTCAACTATCATTTTAAATTCTCCACCATGTTTGTTTGCATCAGCTCTTATTGATAATTTTCCTTCTACTGCTGCCTTTGATAGCATATTAACATCTACAACCAATCCATTTATTGCATCTATACAAGTATTTAAGTTATTCTTCATTTCGTTGAAGTCGCCATTATAAGTATCAGTTATTTTTGGTGGTATGTCCCCTTTGCTTATTCTATCTATATACTCTGCATTTAAATTTATAGGTCTTATAAAAGCTTCAATGATGTTATTTATTCCTACTACAAGCTTACTCCACTCCCCATTGTAATTTGCAAAAATCACCTCTTATACGCAACTTGCCTTCTTGTATTGCATTTATAAGTTTTCTTATCTCAGTTAGCAATTCTTCAATGGTTTTTGCCATCAATACTATATTTTTTCCAAGGACATCCTTATCTGATTTAGCAGATAGATTAATATTCAAATCACCAGACGCTATTTTCTCTACAGCATTTACTTGTTCATTGATATTCTCTGTCATTTTTTTAAAGGCTGACATTAAATCACCTATCTCATCTTTTGTAATATTTTCAATATTAATGTCTATATCTCCAACAGCAATTCTATTAGAATAATCGACCAACTTACTTATAGGTTTGGTAATAGCCCTTGAAATTAATACACCTAGTCCAATAGCTGCTAAAACTCCAAGAATCATAATTATTATCATTAAACTTGTTGCAGAGCTTGCCATTGCAGCGTTATCATTTGCAGTTGTTTTGGCAAGACTCTCCTTCATATCGATAATTTCAGCTAAATTCTCGTCAACTGCTGCATTAGCTTTAACGCCCTCGCCTTTAATTATGTCAAAAGCCTGTTGATCTTTATTTTCCTTTTTCAGTTGAATTATTTGTGAAACTAGCTGCTCAAAATACGTCATAGATTTATCTAGCTTCTCACACAATGCTTTTCCTTCATTTGTATGCACTGTTTCTTGAAAAGCAAGATAATTTTTACTGAAGTTCTCTTTATCAGTATTATACTTTGTTTCATATTCTGGTATGGCATTTGCATTGCTAGCCAAAAGTACATCTCTAAGATCTACTCTAATCTTCTGAAAAGATTCAGCCATATTCACAACATTTGACATAGGAGCAGTCATTTCTTTATATAGT is a window encoding:
- a CDS encoding MCP four helix bundle domain-containing protein — its product is MNFFNNLKLGTKITSGFFVVAILAFAIGIVGISRIKVISNNDTELYKEMTAPMSNVVNMAESFQKIRVDLRDVLLASNANAIPEYETKYNTDKENFSKNYLAFQETVHTNEGKALCEKLDKSMTYFEQLVSQIIQLKKENKDQQAFDIIKGEGVKANAAVDENLAEIIDMKESLAKTTANDNAAMASSATSLMIIIMILGVLAAIGLGVLISRAITKPISKLVDYSNRIAVGDIDINIENITKDEIGDLMSAFKKMTENINEQVNAVEKIASGDLNINLSAKSDKDVLGKNIVLMAKTIEELLTEIRKLINAIQEGKLRIRGDFCKLQWGVE